CGACTCACGCCTCCAAGTACGAGACCCTTCTCTTTCTCGATGATGATGTGGAGCTGGAACCGGACTATCTGGCCGTCCTTCTGCAGACATTTGACCGTTTTCCTGATGCCGTCGGCGTAGGGGGAGTAGACCAGAGCTTCTCCTGCTCCCTGAAAGGCAGGCTCCTCATGCTGGTAAGCGGGCGAAGCCGGTTCTCCCCGGGAAAGTTGTCCTACAGCGGATTTGCTTCGTCCATGAATTTGTGGAACCGGCAGAAAGAGATCTTCCGGACCGAGTTTCTGCACGGATGCAATATGTGCTTCCGCAAGTCTGCACTGCGGGATGTAGAGCCGGTTGAGTGGCTGAACGGCTACAGCCTTGGCGAAGACCTGTATCTGTCCTATCTGGCAGGGCTTCATGGACCGATGGTTATCAATCCGGGACTCAAGCTGGTGCACTACGGATCGCCGGCCTCCAGAGACAAGGAAGAGCAGGTCGCCTATACCAAGGTGATGAACCACTACGAACTGTTGAAGCTCAGAACCGGGATAACACCCTTCCGCTATGCCATGCTGCTGTGGACGGCCGGCTTTTTATATGCGGAAACCGCACTGAAGCGGCGGAAGGAGGCTAGCAGCGGCTATCTTAGAGGCATACGGGCGCTGAAAGGCGCGCAGGCCCGGAGCGGATCGCCGGGCGTCTGATGCGCTGTCCGTCCGCCGGAGCGGGCTGCGACCGCTGCCTGCCGTTTAGAGAACGAATAAAGCACCCGAATCATAGGCAGGAGCCTTGATTGCGGGTGTTTCCGTTTACCGGTTTTACGACAGAAAGGAGTCTGTTTTCATGGACTACTTGGCGGATGAAAGCCGTGTTCTTGACCACGCATTCATGAGGTCTCCTATCGGGATGGCGCTGCTGAAGCCCGGGGAAGGACGGTGGCTGAAGGTTAACACGGCGTTTTGCGGGATGCTTGGCTGTTTGGAGGAAGAACTGGAACAATACAATAAAGGCTTCCCGTCTTATGAAGAGGTCACCGAGCATCTTCCCGCACCGGACAGCGTCTATGAATCGGAGCGGCTCGCGGCGTGCAAGGGGGGAGGCCATATCTGGCTGTCACTACGGTACATATGGGCCGAGCCCGGTCAGGCAGCTTCCCGTATTATCCTGTACGCCCGGGATATCGGCGGTGGGATCATCGACGATCCATTCCCGCCGGGCGGCGATGACGGCCTTCCTTCCCAACGGCTTGGCATGATGCAGGATATTACGGACCGGGCGGAAATCGAGCAGATTGAGAAGCTCGGCAATGAATACACGCTGATTCTGAATGCGGTTTCCGAAGGGCTATTCGGTTTGGACCCCTATGGCAAGGTCACGTTTATCAATCCGGCGGGGGCTTATATGCTCGATTTCGAGTGCGACGATATATTGGGCCTCTCCTACCGGGAGCTGATTCACCAGACTTCGCTTGACGGCATCGATTACCTGCCGGAGGAGGCGCCGCTGATGAAGGCCATTCACAGCGGCGTTTCTCATCAGGGCAAGGAGGCGGTTCTGTGGCGGAGGGACGGGACAAGCTTCCTGGCCTCCTATCAAGTGACGCCGCTCTTTGATAAAGGAGAGTATGTAGGCGCGGTGGTGGTGTTCCGCGACATTACGGACGAGCGGGAGATTATCCGGGCCAAAGAATCCGCAGAAAAAGCCGATCAGGCCAAATCGGAGTTTCTGGCGGTCATGAGCCACGAGCTGCGCACCCCGATGAACGGCATTATGGGGATGACCGACCTGCTGGCACAGACAGAACTGAATGAGGAGCAGCGGAGCTACACGGAGATCATCAGCCAGAGCAGCGGGGCTTTACTGTCCATCCTTAATGAAATTCTCGATTTCAGCAAAATTGAAGCCGGCAAAATGACGCTGGCGCATGATCCCTTTGCCTTGCGCGAGGTGCTGGAAAGCGTGACGGAGCTGTTCTCGGCCAAAGCGAGGGAGAAGAACCTCGGCCTTATCTGCGAAATCGGCTCGGAAGTGCCGGATATCATTATAGGCGACGCCGCGAGACTGCGGCAGGTGCTCGTGAACCTGGTCAGCAACGCGGTCAAATTCACCGAGGGCGGAAAGGTTTCGATAGAAGTAAAAGCGGAATCCCGCCCTTCCCCGGGAATACCGGCGCTGAGCTTCCGGGTCAAGGACACGGGAATCGGCATTCCCGCCGACAAGCAGCCGCTGCTGTTTCAGTCGTTTTCCCAACTCCATCCCGCCATTAACCGCAAATACGGAGGAACGGGACTGGGGCTTGCCATCTGCAAAAAGCTGATCGAGCTTATGGGCGGAGCGATCGGCGTTGAGAGCGCCCCGGGACAAGGCTCCGATTTTTACTTTACTTTGCCGGCGGAAGCTTCGAATGGGGATGGCGAAACCGGAGAGACCGGGGCGGAAGAGGCTCTCCCGGTAAACCGGGGCAACTTCGGCGGGGATGAACCGTCATTGCTGCCGAAATATGGACCGATGCGCATTCTCATTGCCGAAGATCATCCTGTAAACCAGAAGCTGCTGCGGACGATCCTGCGCAAGAGAGGCTATGAGGCCGATGTGGCGGAAAATGGGGAAGAAGCGGTCAAGGCTGTGATAAATGGCCGGTACGATATTGTGTTCATGGACATCCACATGCCGGTAATGAGCGGCCTGACGGCGGCGGTACATATTCGGGATTTGCTTCCGGAGGAACAGCTGCCGTATATTGTGGCGGTGACGGCATACGCTAGGAGAGAAGACCGCGAGATATGCTTTGCCGCTTCAATAAAGGATTTCGTCAGCAAGCCGTTTCTTTCTACGGAGATCGACAGGATTCTGCTCACGCGACGGGATGCGGTTTCGTTATGACCTTTGGAGGAACTGGAAAAAAGCTGGATCTGGAACCGTATACCCAATGGGCACCGGGGGTCCGGTCTTCAGGATCCGCCTGCGGGCCTGCAACAATGGCCGCGATGGCGGAATACTGGGGCCGGCATCTGGGGCAGTCCGCCGTTATCGGCAGGGAACGTTTCCGCTCGAAAGTGGAGCATATCAATTATTTATACGGAAATTACGGCGGAAGACCTTGGGGTATGAGCGTCCGCGGTTTCGCGAAAGGCATCAAAGCGTATCTCCAATCGGCGCTCGGGGACGCTCCGGCGGTCCGCTTCCGAAGCTTCAATGATTTCGCTTTGTACAAGGCGGAAATTGACGCAGGCCGGCCGGTAGCGGTAAAGTTCGACAAATGGTTTTCCCTGCGCTGGATGGGGCGCTATGCATTCGATTATCACTGGACAGTGGGGATCGGCTATGAATTGACGGAGTTCGGTCCCCGGCTGATTTTACAGGATAACGGCGCCAGGCGCGCGGATGGAGGATATGCCGCAAGCCGGGAGCGCCGGATCGATTATGCCGGGAATCGGCCGGTGATTACGATGGTGGCGGTGGAACTGGTCCCAAAGGGGACCTGATTCAAGTTTTTGGAGGGCTCATGCGGCAAATGAAGAAGCACTAAGCATAGCCCTCGTTTTATCTGCAAATCCAATGATTGGATTACAGAAAACGGGTGAAAATCGGTTTGACAGCAGATTGGACGCATTGTATAATCCCGGGGAATACTAGAAGAAACTTCAAAAAAACAATCGTTTGCGC
This region of Paenibacillus sp. URB8-2 genomic DNA includes:
- a CDS encoding glycosyltransferase family 2 protein; this encodes MSDSLTLSVAICTRNRHEDLRKCLKSIFGQQGISGSAIEILIIDDGDTEEAWLEEVRREMPSSMELGYHRKKREEAGLLKSRIYATHASKYETLLFLDDDVELEPDYLAVLLQTFDRFPDAVGVGGVDQSFSCSLKGRLLMLVSGRSRFSPGKLSYSGFASSMNLWNRQKEIFRTEFLHGCNMCFRKSALRDVEPVEWLNGYSLGEDLYLSYLAGLHGPMVINPGLKLVHYGSPASRDKEEQVAYTKVMNHYELLKLRTGITPFRYAMLLWTAGFLYAETALKRRKEASSGYLRGIRALKGAQARSGSPGV
- a CDS encoding ATP-binding protein — encoded protein: MDYLADESRVLDHAFMRSPIGMALLKPGEGRWLKVNTAFCGMLGCLEEELEQYNKGFPSYEEVTEHLPAPDSVYESERLAACKGGGHIWLSLRYIWAEPGQAASRIILYARDIGGGIIDDPFPPGGDDGLPSQRLGMMQDITDRAEIEQIEKLGNEYTLILNAVSEGLFGLDPYGKVTFINPAGAYMLDFECDDILGLSYRELIHQTSLDGIDYLPEEAPLMKAIHSGVSHQGKEAVLWRRDGTSFLASYQVTPLFDKGEYVGAVVVFRDITDEREIIRAKESAEKADQAKSEFLAVMSHELRTPMNGIMGMTDLLAQTELNEEQRSYTEIISQSSGALLSILNEILDFSKIEAGKMTLAHDPFALREVLESVTELFSAKAREKNLGLICEIGSEVPDIIIGDAARLRQVLVNLVSNAVKFTEGGKVSIEVKAESRPSPGIPALSFRVKDTGIGIPADKQPLLFQSFSQLHPAINRKYGGTGLGLAICKKLIELMGGAIGVESAPGQGSDFYFTLPAEASNGDGETGETGAEEALPVNRGNFGGDEPSLLPKYGPMRILIAEDHPVNQKLLRTILRKRGYEADVAENGEEAVKAVINGRYDIVFMDIHMPVMSGLTAAVHIRDLLPEEQLPYIVAVTAYARREDREICFAASIKDFVSKPFLSTEIDRILLTRRDAVSL
- a CDS encoding C39 family peptidase translates to MTFGGTGKKLDLEPYTQWAPGVRSSGSACGPATMAAMAEYWGRHLGQSAVIGRERFRSKVEHINYLYGNYGGRPWGMSVRGFAKGIKAYLQSALGDAPAVRFRSFNDFALYKAEIDAGRPVAVKFDKWFSLRWMGRYAFDYHWTVGIGYELTEFGPRLILQDNGARRADGGYAASRERRIDYAGNRPVITMVAVELVPKGT